The Candidatus Methylacidiphilales bacterium genome has a window encoding:
- the nuoK gene encoding NADH-quinone oxidoreductase subunit NuoK, which produces MIFSEPILLYLSVTSACIFLIASIGLYVHKKNLIMVLLCLELILISVNLQILTIAKMYNDLSGQIAVFFILTVAAAETAIGLALVILIYRNRSTVSMEELNQIKEI; this is translated from the coding sequence ATGATATTTTCAGAGCCCATACTTCTATACCTATCTGTTACTTCTGCCTGTATTTTTTTAATTGCGAGTATTGGATTGTATGTCCATAAAAAAAATTTAATCATGGTGCTACTTTGTTTAGAATTGATATTAATATCTGTAAATTTACAAATACTTACAATTGCAAAAATGTACAATGATCTTTCTGGGCAAATTGCAGTTTTTTTTATTCTTACAGTTGCAGCCGCTGAAACCGCTATTGGTTTGGCTTTAGTAATTTTGATTTATAGAAATAGATCAACGGTTTCTATGGAAGAACTTAACCAAATTAAAGAAATATAA
- a CDS encoding NADH-quinone oxidoreductase subunit N, giving the protein MHPTIQMPFSFLPFLPELFLLAGLLIFIIVGSFLNIKSNPIKILKLIVGITTFLTLLSLIYSRLQIHSVYIFENSFILDSLAWHSKLFLVVLFGASLSFGGQHLIKNKVPVFEFYTLLLISIIGSFVTISATHALSMYLGIELISLSFYGLIALQRNDSHKSEVAMKYFVLGALSSGLLLYGISMIYLQTGSFSFQEILSWVHEHNSIQDQVQVRPYFIYLGVAFIVIACSFKLGIFPFHQWMPDVYHGGNTITIMYLSFIPKLAVGILLLRFLENFVFDVYRPIFLLITILSIGSLIFGNLVAIAQTNIKRLLAYSTVSHMGFIYLTIISGSIDKSTVLFYLYSYLLTTLFVFMLLLYLDDEIPNITEIDQLRGLSTSHPFIAFCLLTSMLSLAGIPPFIGFYAKFNVLIFLAQNKLYSLVVFAALISVVGAYYYLALVKKIYFESNSSQKIPVKTFSGQSIIIGITFIVFTILSLYPEFLYKYSSFVF; this is encoded by the coding sequence ATGCACCCCACTATCCAAATGCCATTTAGTTTTTTACCTTTTTTACCTGAGTTGTTTTTATTAGCTGGGTTGCTTATTTTCATTATTGTAGGCTCTTTTTTAAACATAAAATCCAATCCAATAAAGATATTAAAACTCATAGTTGGCATTACAACATTTCTAACTTTATTATCATTAATTTATTCACGACTTCAAATTCATTCAGTATATATATTTGAAAATAGTTTTATTTTAGATTCTTTGGCTTGGCATTCTAAATTATTTCTTGTAGTCCTTTTTGGCGCATCACTTTCTTTTGGTGGCCAGCATTTAATTAAAAACAAAGTACCAGTCTTTGAGTTTTATACTCTTTTGCTAATTTCAATAATTGGGTCATTTGTTACTATTTCAGCAACACATGCTTTGAGTATGTACTTAGGTATTGAGTTAATCTCATTATCTTTTTATGGATTAATTGCTTTACAAAGAAATGATTCTCACAAGAGCGAAGTTGCAATGAAGTATTTTGTGCTTGGTGCCTTATCTTCCGGTTTACTTTTGTATGGTATATCAATGATTTATTTACAAACTGGTTCTTTTTCTTTTCAAGAAATATTATCTTGGGTACATGAACATAACTCAATTCAAGACCAAGTCCAAGTAAGGCCTTATTTTATTTACCTCGGTGTGGCATTTATAGTAATTGCATGTTCATTTAAATTGGGTATTTTCCCATTTCATCAATGGATGCCAGATGTTTATCACGGAGGAAACACGATTACCATAATGTATTTATCATTTATCCCAAAACTTGCTGTCGGGATATTGCTGTTACGTTTTTTAGAAAATTTTGTGTTCGATGTTTACAGACCTATTTTTTTATTAATCACAATTCTAAGTATTGGATCTTTAATTTTTGGCAATCTTGTCGCTATCGCACAAACAAATATTAAACGCTTGCTTGCGTATTCAACCGTGTCTCACATGGGTTTTATCTACCTGACAATAATTAGTGGTTCTATTGATAAATCTACAGTGCTTTTTTACTTGTATAGCTACCTTTTAACAACTTTGTTTGTTTTTATGCTTTTACTTTATCTTGATGATGAAATTCCTAATATTACCGAAATTGATCAATTAAGAGGACTTTCTACTAGCCATCCTTTCATTGCTTTCTGTCTCCTGACCTCGATGCTCTCTCTAGCTGGTATTCCACCATTTATAGGATTTTATGCTAAATTTAATGTTTTAATATTTTTAGCTCAAAATAAATTATATAGCTTAGTTGTTTTTGCGGCGTTAATTTCTGTGGTTGGCGCATACTACTATTTAGCTTTAGTAAAAAAAATATACTTTGAGTCAAACTCATCTCAAAAAATACCCGTAAAGACCTTTTCTGGTCAGTCAATAATTATAGGAATAACCTTTATTGTGTTTACAATTCTTTCACTGTACCCTGAATTTTTGTATAAATATTCTTCGTTTGTTTTTTAG
- the nuoG gene encoding NADH-quinone oxidoreductase subunit NuoG, with amino-acid sequence MELKKVNLFIDDIAYQASPGEMIIQVADRNSIQIPRFCYHKNLSVAANCRMCLVEVEKSPKPLVACATPVVEGMKVFTRSSVAKQAQRGTMEFLLINHPLDCPICDQGGECELQDLAMGFGTGVSSYVEHKRVVKDENLGVLISTDMTRCIHCTRCVRFGQEIAGLRELGLTGRGENMRIETFVNSVMDSELSGNIIDLCPVGALTSKPFRMNARSWEMIQHPSIAQHDSFGSNVFHHTLRNQIKRVVPRENQSVNDTWISDRDRFSYLAYSSNDRLLTPQIKSNGKWHNVEWQEAIKTCLENWTELESGKSKSKMSVLIGAMSTCEDSYAAVKFFSSLGFTNIDYRIRNHTLSKSDNLPAQLTIPSLESLQQSKLILLYGINPRKDIPIFSLALQNCVKQNRSKIHIWNTLHYQQTFTTNQLIAHDLVLARCALYLLSNVELLSQSKQNITLDFKDISPYKVEIEALAKELLAHGQNADIIISTTSSHHKYFSEICSIFNQISALTKARFSVMPSQANENGLRLALRTRGIKQHDDEFNHSSHFWIQNLEPHRDAFRSDLYRQAFKSAKSVIACTTFADDTLREYATVLLPLAPIGEQGGTLINCFGQWQTFNSSVAPTSEVKSGWLISKLLANEARIPGFNWLSEHDVLSEYSSLNSTTTSASTDSSNLNILKEHKIDNIFIPEKNYLVTVWGMYQSDSMCRRSKPLQETTDGVRDSKVLVSISLANKLGIISGSNVEIAMGNIKIIAVAEASNIVPSNCVSISLGSTIASEIVQGENQEVELRLVS; translated from the coding sequence ATGGAATTAAAAAAAGTTAACCTATTTATTGATGATATTGCGTATCAAGCGTCACCTGGTGAAATGATTATCCAGGTTGCGGATAGAAACAGCATTCAAATCCCAAGATTTTGTTATCACAAAAACCTCTCAGTTGCTGCAAATTGCAGAATGTGTTTGGTAGAGGTGGAAAAATCGCCAAAACCATTAGTTGCTTGTGCGACTCCTGTTGTTGAAGGCATGAAAGTATTTACAAGGTCCTCTGTAGCTAAGCAAGCGCAACGAGGAACTATGGAATTTCTTTTGATCAATCACCCACTTGATTGTCCTATTTGCGATCAGGGTGGGGAATGCGAGCTTCAAGATTTAGCAATGGGTTTTGGTACTGGCGTATCTTCATACGTTGAACATAAACGCGTCGTTAAAGATGAGAATTTGGGCGTGTTAATTTCAACAGACATGACAAGATGCATCCATTGTACAAGATGTGTAAGATTCGGTCAAGAAATAGCAGGTTTAAGAGAGTTGGGATTGACAGGAAGAGGTGAAAATATGCGAATTGAAACCTTTGTTAATTCAGTCATGGATTCAGAACTTTCTGGAAATATTATCGATTTATGCCCAGTAGGCGCCTTAACTTCTAAACCTTTTAGAATGAATGCTCGTTCATGGGAAATGATACAGCACCCATCTATTGCTCAACATGATTCTTTTGGTTCGAATGTGTTCCATCATACTTTGAGAAATCAAATTAAACGCGTTGTTCCAAGAGAAAATCAAAGCGTAAATGACACCTGGATTTCTGATAGGGATAGATTTAGTTATCTTGCGTACTCAAGTAATGATAGGTTGTTAACTCCACAGATTAAATCTAACGGAAAATGGCACAATGTTGAATGGCAGGAAGCAATTAAAACATGTTTAGAAAATTGGACAGAGCTTGAAAGTGGTAAATCTAAAAGTAAAATGTCTGTTCTTATTGGCGCAATGTCCACTTGTGAAGATAGTTATGCAGCTGTCAAGTTTTTTTCCTCTTTGGGTTTTACAAATATCGATTATCGAATACGAAATCATACATTGAGTAAATCGGATAATCTACCTGCTCAATTGACAATCCCATCATTAGAATCACTTCAACAATCAAAACTAATCTTACTTTATGGAATTAATCCCAGAAAAGATATTCCAATATTTTCTCTTGCTTTGCAAAATTGTGTCAAGCAAAATAGAAGTAAGATTCATATTTGGAATACATTGCATTATCAACAAACATTTACCACAAATCAGCTTATTGCTCATGATCTAGTTCTAGCTCGATGTGCGTTGTATTTGTTGTCTAATGTAGAATTACTATCTCAAAGTAAACAAAATATAACTTTAGATTTTAAAGATATTAGCCCTTATAAAGTTGAAATTGAAGCCTTAGCAAAAGAACTACTTGCGCATGGACAAAATGCAGACATCATTATTTCAACTACATCATCCCATCATAAATATTTCAGCGAGATTTGTTCAATTTTTAACCAAATTTCGGCTTTAACAAAAGCACGTTTTTCTGTAATGCCATCACAGGCAAATGAAAATGGCTTAAGATTGGCCCTGCGTACTCGTGGCATTAAACAACACGATGATGAATTTAATCATTCGTCTCATTTTTGGATCCAAAATTTAGAACCGCATCGCGATGCATTTAGGTCTGATTTGTACAGACAGGCTTTTAAATCAGCAAAATCTGTAATTGCCTGTACTACTTTTGCAGATGATACATTGAGGGAGTATGCAACTGTACTTTTACCATTAGCCCCAATTGGAGAACAGGGCGGGACATTAATTAATTGTTTTGGTCAATGGCAGACATTTAATTCAAGTGTGGCCCCAACTTCTGAAGTGAAAAGTGGGTGGTTAATTTCTAAACTGCTTGCAAATGAAGCGCGAATTCCTGGATTTAATTGGCTTTCAGAACATGATGTATTATCGGAATATAGCTCGCTCAATAGTACCACAACCTCGGCATCAACTGATTCTAGCAATCTTAACATTTTAAAAGAACATAAAATTGACAACATATTTATTCCAGAAAAAAATTACCTCGTCACAGTTTGGGGAATGTATCAAAGTGATTCAATGTGTAGAAGATCTAAACCATTACAAGAAACTACTGATGGTGTTCGTGATTCTAAGGTGCTTGTATCAATTTCACTCGCAAATAAACTTGGTATAATTTCAGGAAGCAATGTGGAGATTGCGATGGGAAATATTAAAATAATAGCAGTCGCTGAAGCATCAAATATCGTCCCATCAAATTGTGTTTCAATCTCACTTGGAAGTACAATTGCTTCTGAAATAGTACAAGGTGAGAATCAAGAAGTAGAGCTGAGATTAGTTTCATGA
- the nuoH gene encoding NADH-quinone oxidoreductase subunit NuoH — protein MINAISNMLFTSIIEPYRSILAILVSIIIVLIPLIISVAYLTYIERKIIGFMQFRIGPNVIGYRGMLQPFADVIKLLCKEIIIPSSSNKYLFLVAPVLAIAPSLTAWAIIPFADSWSISNINVGLLFIFMLTSLSVYGIIIGGWASNSKYSFLGAIRSVAQIVSYEIAMGFALVGVVIASGSLNVSEIVLAQKGEHGILQWYFIPLFPLFFVYLISGIAETNRAPFDVAEGESEIVAGFHVEYSGTGFAAFFLAEYANIILISMLTSILFLGGWLSPFPEYFSIPFLTTPGFGWLLVKTSAIIFMFLWFRATFPRYRYDQIMRLGWKILLPITMIWILVVALLVHNQVYPWFSNVRIT, from the coding sequence ATGATTAATGCAATTTCAAATATGTTGTTTACCTCAATCATTGAACCCTATCGTTCAATTCTTGCTATTCTGGTTTCAATAATCATCGTGCTAATACCACTTATTATTTCAGTCGCGTATCTTACTTATATTGAACGAAAGATAATTGGGTTTATGCAGTTTAGAATTGGCCCAAATGTTATAGGTTACCGCGGAATGCTTCAACCTTTTGCAGATGTCATTAAACTACTTTGTAAAGAGATAATTATCCCTTCAAGTAGTAATAAATATTTATTTTTAGTGGCTCCCGTTTTAGCTATTGCCCCTTCGCTTACAGCATGGGCAATAATACCATTCGCTGATAGTTGGTCTATTTCTAATATTAACGTAGGGCTACTTTTTATTTTTATGCTTACTTCATTAAGTGTTTACGGAATTATCATAGGAGGGTGGGCTTCAAATTCTAAATACTCTTTTTTAGGCGCCATTAGATCTGTTGCTCAAATTGTTTCTTATGAAATTGCCATGGGGTTTGCTTTGGTTGGAGTAGTCATAGCAAGTGGCAGTTTGAATGTTTCAGAAATAGTTTTAGCACAAAAAGGCGAACATGGTATCTTACAGTGGTATTTCATACCATTATTTCCACTTTTTTTTGTGTATTTAATTTCAGGAATAGCAGAAACAAATCGCGCGCCATTTGACGTTGCTGAGGGGGAATCAGAAATTGTTGCGGGTTTTCATGTCGAGTATTCTGGTACTGGTTTTGCCGCATTCTTTCTGGCTGAATATGCAAACATCATCCTTATTTCAATGCTAACATCAATATTGTTTCTCGGTGGCTGGCTATCTCCTTTTCCAGAATATTTCTCAATTCCTTTTCTTACCACTCCAGGTTTCGGTTGGCTATTAGTTAAAACATCAGCGATCATTTTTATGTTTTTGTGGTTTCGAGCAACTTTTCCTCGATATAGATATGATCAAATAATGAGGCTTGGTTGGAAAATATTACTTCCTATTACTATGATCTGGATACTAGTTGTGGCCCTATTGGTTCATAATCAGGTTTATCCATGGTTTTCAAATGTTAGAATCACATGA
- the nuoL gene encoding NADH-quinone oxidoreductase subunit L, with protein sequence MISSIPHLVLFPPLVGSIILAILCFRKPSSITHLIAITMVGISTVSSLILLYIVFNNPQLQTVYQLYDWMSFSTYKISFGYFIDLLSAIMACTVTFVSFMVHLFTIGYMKDDKSYTRFFCYLNLFTFSMLLLIFSPNLVQLFFGWEGVGVVSYLLIGFWYERPSAIKANYKAFIVNRLGDIGLLIAIAIAFSVFSTLDIEQMYSQFESSKNLTLVVFDHQFSAISLFAFFIFVGAMGKSAQVPLHVWLPDSMEGPTPISALIHAATMVTAGIFLVVRFHPFFSSSTQLLDFILIIGTITSLFMGLIGIVQSDIKRIIAYSTLSQLGLMVVALGVQAYAFAIFHLVTHAFFKALLFLCAGSVIHSMHHEQNIFKMGDLKKKLPITCYTMIVGTLALTGFPLFSGFFSKDLILHSLHNASTPVAHYTYWLMVIGVFVTTLYSWRLIFVVFFSKSKQHHHDKIEESNLVITIPLLLLAIPSFLSGLVLMPIFTDTNFLYNYGLIDSVTKQHIITISEVIKSLFINPAFYSMSIGMATAWYCYSYKPEIPGILSLRLVKIYNLLLNKYWIDELYAFLFCRPITWFSAFIWKRIDNQFIDSFLVHGTANSFLVIAKKIRMLQTGLLYHYIFLFLVSVTFLLLIIFFMP encoded by the coding sequence ATGATTTCTAGCATCCCTCATCTAGTACTTTTTCCTCCATTAGTTGGTTCAATTATCCTAGCAATATTATGTTTTCGTAAACCATCTTCAATTACTCATTTAATTGCAATTACAATGGTAGGTATCTCAACAGTTTCCTCTCTGATTCTGCTTTACATTGTTTTTAACAACCCCCAGCTTCAAACAGTTTATCAATTGTATGATTGGATGAGTTTTTCGACCTATAAAATATCCTTCGGTTATTTTATTGATCTCTTGAGTGCAATTATGGCTTGCACAGTTACTTTTGTTTCGTTTATGGTGCATTTGTTTACGATCGGCTACATGAAAGACGATAAAAGCTATACCAGATTTTTTTGTTATCTAAATTTGTTCACCTTTTCAATGTTACTTTTAATTTTTTCGCCAAATTTGGTGCAATTATTTTTTGGATGGGAGGGTGTTGGAGTTGTTTCATATTTATTGATTGGCTTTTGGTATGAGAGACCGTCAGCAATAAAAGCAAATTACAAGGCTTTCATTGTAAATCGTTTAGGTGATATAGGCTTATTAATTGCAATTGCAATTGCATTCTCTGTATTTTCAACCCTTGATATTGAACAAATGTACAGCCAATTTGAGTCTAGCAAAAACCTTACTTTAGTTGTTTTTGACCATCAATTTTCTGCAATATCTTTATTTGCTTTTTTTATTTTTGTTGGCGCAATGGGAAAATCAGCACAAGTACCTTTACATGTGTGGTTGCCAGATTCAATGGAGGGCCCAACTCCAATTTCCGCTCTCATACATGCCGCCACAATGGTTACTGCTGGAATTTTTTTAGTAGTTCGGTTTCATCCTTTTTTTAGTTCATCAACTCAGTTGTTAGATTTTATTTTAATTATTGGAACAATTACTTCTTTATTCATGGGTTTAATTGGGATCGTACAGTCCGATATTAAAAGAATTATCGCATACTCAACACTTTCTCAACTAGGGTTAATGGTTGTGGCACTTGGAGTTCAAGCGTATGCTTTTGCAATATTTCATTTAGTTACTCATGCATTTTTTAAAGCATTACTATTTTTATGTGCTGGCTCTGTCATTCATTCGATGCACCATGAACAAAATATTTTTAAAATGGGAGATCTAAAAAAGAAACTACCTATCACTTGTTATACAATGATCGTTGGCACTTTAGCACTAACAGGTTTTCCTTTATTTTCTGGTTTTTTTTCTAAAGATCTGATTTTACATAGTTTACATAATGCTTCAACACCTGTGGCGCATTACACTTACTGGTTAATGGTAATTGGAGTTTTTGTGACAACGCTTTACTCGTGGCGATTAATTTTTGTAGTATTTTTCTCTAAATCAAAACAACATCATCATGATAAAATCGAAGAATCTAATCTAGTGATCACAATACCTCTCTTGCTTTTAGCTATCCCTTCATTTCTTTCAGGGTTGGTGTTAATGCCGATATTTACAGATACAAATTTTTTGTATAATTATGGTTTAATAGATTCAGTTACCAAACAACATATCATTACTATTTCAGAAGTCATTAAGTCATTGTTTATTAATCCAGCTTTTTATTCAATGAGCATTGGTATGGCTACCGCTTGGTACTGTTACTCTTACAAGCCAGAGATACCTGGGATACTTTCCTTACGGCTTGTTAAAATTTATAATCTCCTACTTAATAAATACTGGATTGATGAATTATATGCCTTTTTATTTTGTAGGCCGATCACTTGGTTTAGTGCGTTTATTTGGAAGCGAATTGATAATCAATTTATAGATAGTTTTTTGGTTCATGGAACTGCGAACTCATTTTTAGTTATCGCTAAGAAAATTAGAATGTTACAAACAGGTCTTTTATATCATTATATATTTCTTTTCCTAGTTTCAGTAACCTTTCTGTTACTAATAATATTTTTTATGCCATGA
- the nuoI gene encoding NADH-quinone oxidoreductase subunit NuoI, whose amino-acid sequence MKKIFFIFKSLFLFELFKGLILTIKFLFKGKSTIYYPEEKTPLSPRFRGLHALRTYSNGEERCIGCKLCESVCPALAITIDTVQRDDGTRRTTRYDIDLFKCIYCGFCEEACPVDAIVETNIFEYHMTQRDQRVLTKDKLLAIGQLYEKTIDSNRTSDSPYT is encoded by the coding sequence ATGAAGAAAATTTTCTTTATCTTTAAATCTTTATTCCTTTTTGAATTGTTTAAGGGCCTAATACTTACAATAAAATTCCTTTTTAAGGGCAAGTCAACTATTTATTATCCTGAAGAAAAAACACCTCTCTCTCCTCGCTTTAGAGGCTTACACGCGTTACGCACATATTCAAATGGTGAGGAACGATGTATTGGTTGTAAGTTATGTGAATCGGTATGTCCCGCACTTGCAATCACAATTGACACAGTGCAACGTGATGATGGTACCAGGCGTACAACTCGATATGATATTGATTTATTTAAGTGTATTTATTGTGGTTTTTGCGAAGAGGCATGTCCAGTTGACGCAATTGTTGAAACTAATATTTTTGAATATCATATGACTCAACGAGACCAAAGAGTTTTAACTAAGGATAAACTGTTAGCTATTGGGCAATTATATGAAAAAACAATAGATTCTAATCGAACTTCTGACTCACCTTATACCTAA
- a CDS encoding NADH-quinone oxidoreductase subunit M, which translates to MNQLNILSLLIWLPIIGGFLLLLKPSAIYSSLLSLITSLVPLCLSFILAISYSGDPIFQFQELYPWISKFNINYHLSVDAISIVLIVLTTLSTTLVIVFIQPSSIHLQQQYYSSFLIMEGLMIGVFSSQDVILFYLFFEAMLIPMYLIIGLWGGQNRIIATLKFFLYTLFGSILFLVAITYMGITTNSFNLATLQKYNFPIQAQFYLFIAFIVAFGIKVPIWPVHTWLPHAHVEAPTGGSVILAAITLKIGGYAILRFLLPITTIATITLLPFIIILSLIAIVYIGLVAYAQQDMKKLIAYSSVAHMGFVTLGISVSVLLIQNGVVTESAIHAMQGALFQMISHGLISAALFFSVGVLYNQLHTRQLIDYGGVVLKLPFFSALFVLFLFANCGLPGTSGFVGEFFVIIATFHYSPVVAIIASSSLVLGAMYSLLMTKSVIFGPVSKNSEKLKSMTWRESVVLIILAFLIIYFGVFPANLNTYMLPSSTALLETIVSHMLYYK; encoded by the coding sequence ATGAATCAATTAAATATTCTGTCATTACTAATTTGGTTGCCCATAATCGGTGGTTTTTTATTGTTGCTGAAACCATCAGCTATTTACTCTAGTTTACTATCCCTGATTACTTCGTTGGTGCCCTTATGTCTATCATTTATCTTGGCGATTTCTTATTCTGGTGATCCTATATTTCAATTCCAAGAACTGTATCCATGGATAAGTAAATTTAATATTAATTACCACTTATCTGTTGATGCTATAAGTATCGTGCTTATTGTGTTAACCACATTAAGCACAACATTAGTAATCGTCTTTATTCAACCTTCAAGCATCCACTTACAACAACAATACTACAGTTCATTCCTAATAATGGAAGGTTTGATGATCGGTGTGTTTTCATCTCAAGATGTTATATTGTTTTATTTATTCTTTGAAGCAATGTTAATCCCGATGTATTTGATAATTGGATTGTGGGGTGGGCAAAATAGAATTATAGCGACATTAAAGTTTTTTCTATACACACTTTTTGGGTCAATATTATTTTTGGTTGCAATTACTTATATGGGTATCACAACTAATTCATTTAATTTAGCTACTTTACAAAAATACAATTTTCCAATCCAAGCTCAGTTTTATTTATTTATAGCTTTTATAGTTGCTTTTGGTATTAAAGTACCAATTTGGCCTGTTCATACTTGGTTGCCTCACGCTCATGTTGAAGCCCCTACTGGTGGATCGGTGATTCTTGCTGCCATCACGTTAAAAATTGGTGGGTATGCAATCCTTAGATTTTTACTACCTATTACCACAATTGCAACTATCACACTCTTACCTTTTATAATTATTTTGTCTCTAATTGCGATTGTTTATATTGGTCTTGTTGCCTACGCACAGCAAGATATGAAAAAACTAATTGCTTACTCATCAGTTGCGCATATGGGATTTGTTACCTTAGGTATTAGCGTTTCTGTTTTATTAATTCAAAATGGAGTTGTAACTGAAAGTGCCATTCATGCTATGCAAGGCGCCCTCTTTCAAATGATTTCACATGGTCTTATTTCTGCTGCATTGTTTTTTTCAGTAGGAGTGCTATACAATCAGCTTCACACAAGACAATTAATTGATTATGGCGGCGTTGTCTTGAAATTGCCATTTTTTTCTGCTTTATTTGTGTTGTTCTTATTTGCAAATTGTGGTTTGCCAGGTACTTCTGGATTTGTGGGTGAATTTTTTGTAATTATCGCAACTTTTCATTATTCACCAGTTGTTGCAATTATAGCTTCTTCGTCATTAGTGCTCGGCGCCATGTATAGTTTATTGATGACCAAGTCTGTAATTTTTGGACCTGTATCTAAAAATAGTGAGAAACTTAAATCTATGACATGGCGAGAGTCAGTAGTTTTGATTATATTAGCATTTTTAATTATTTATTTTGGAGTATTTCCTGCCAATTTGAATACATATATGCTGCCTTCTTCAACTGCGTTATTAGAAACAATCGTAAGTCATATGCTTTATTATAAATAA
- a CDS encoding peroxiredoxin, whose protein sequence is MPITINQQLPQGRFTVMKSGAPSSVSTDDLFSNKKVVLFSVPGAFTPTCSNDHLPGYIKLHQSFKEKGIDIIACLSVNDVFVMDAWCKQSKADETILFLADGNATYTKALGLELDATGYGMGIRGQRFSMFIEERVVKLLFIENDTGLSVSSAEHMLRAL, encoded by the coding sequence ATGCCAATCACAATTAACCAACAATTACCACAAGGTAGGTTTACAGTCATGAAATCTGGAGCCCCATCTAGCGTCTCAACTGACGATTTGTTTTCAAATAAAAAAGTTGTCTTATTTTCTGTGCCAGGAGCTTTTACACCTACCTGTTCTAATGATCATTTGCCAGGATATATTAAACTTCACCAATCTTTTAAAGAAAAAGGAATTGATATAATTGCATGTCTTTCAGTCAATGATGTCTTTGTGATGGATGCGTGGTGTAAACAATCGAAAGCTGATGAAACGATACTATTTTTAGCAGACGGTAACGCAACCTATACTAAAGCTCTCGGACTTGAACTTGACGCTACTGGCTATGGTATGGGTATTAGAGGGCAGCGTTTTTCAATGTTTATAGAAGAGCGGGTTGTAAAATTATTATTTATTGAAAATGACACAGGACTATCGGTTTCTTCTGCCGAACATATGTTGCGTGCGCTATAA
- a CDS encoding NADH-quinone oxidoreductase subunit J has product MILSFLLYSLIALTLLSSILVVFSRNPVFSVLALIATSVCVALIWLLLQFEFLAITMIVVYVGAVMVLFLFVVMFLDIDVSKMLFSYKSILPIGLVLPPLFLIVLLTPFFYNIIDELHLKIFEYLLPSDHSNTLELGKELFGNFTYVFILSGLVLLLAIVIAISLTLRRRKSVSYLSPEKQISVSSKNRVSLIKDMSP; this is encoded by the coding sequence ATGATTTTATCTTTTCTACTATATTCCTTAATTGCACTGACATTGCTTTCAAGTATTTTGGTTGTGTTTTCAAGAAACCCAGTCTTTTCAGTATTGGCTTTAATTGCCACAAGTGTTTGCGTGGCGTTAATATGGTTATTGTTACAGTTTGAATTTTTAGCTATAACCATGATTGTTGTTTATGTTGGTGCTGTGATGGTGTTATTTTTGTTCGTCGTCATGTTTTTAGATATCGATGTTTCAAAAATGCTTTTTTCTTATAAGTCAATTTTACCTATTGGATTAGTACTCCCACCGTTATTTTTAATTGTGTTATTAACTCCATTTTTCTATAATATTATTGATGAATTACACCTTAAAATTTTTGAGTATTTATTACCTAGTGATCATTCAAATACACTTGAACTAGGGAAAGAATTATTTGGTAACTTTACCTATGTTTTTATACTATCAGGTTTGGTGCTTCTACTCGCAATAGTTATTGCAATTTCCTTAACCCTAAGAAGAAGAAAGAGCGTGAGTTATCTCAGTCCAGAAAAGCAAATTTCTGTATCTAGCAAAAATCGAGTTTCATTAATTAAAGATATGTCACCATGA